In Brassica rapa cultivar Chiifu-401-42 chromosome A06, CAAS_Brap_v3.01, whole genome shotgun sequence, a single window of DNA contains:
- the LOC103874345 gene encoding basic leucine zipper 9 yields the protein MSITTYSSPPLFFPTKFHIQKKMDGHTAKDTGMKRSASELALQEYLTKVMSTSSALSRQESTSPLEPSFDLKNQDHTGELRDRHLLSETLFPAGVLLDAQSSICKNLSADSPVSANKPEVRRRAQRTTSVSSHGHSDEEDAETEAGQSEMTNDPNHLKRMRRMYSNRESARRSRRRKQEHLADLESQVDSLKGENTTLYKQLIDATQLFRSAGTNNRILKSDVETLRIKVKLAEDLVARGSLTSSLNQLLQTHLSPPTQSINSLHYTGSTSPAVTVLSDQSMFAGITLSGQNSSPGLGNVSSEAVSCVSDIWP from the exons ATGTCTATCACAACTTACTCTTCCCCTCCTCTTTTTTTTCCCACCAAATTTCATATACAGAAAAAAATGGATGGTCACACAGCTAAAGACACTGGTATGAAGAGAAGTGCTTCTGAGTTGGCTCTACAAGAGTATCTCACTAAGGTCATGTCTACTTCTTCTGCTTTATCAAGACAAGAATCTACAAGCCCTCTAGAACCTTCTTTTGATCTCAAGAACCAG GATCACACTGGTGAGTTACGAGATAGACATTTGTTATCTGAGACCTTGTTTCCAGCTGGAGTTTTACTTGATGCACAGTCCTCGATTTGCA AAAACCTGTCAGCTGATAGTCCAGTGTCAGCTAATAAACCTGAGGTAAGGAGGAGAGCTCAGAGAACCACGAGTGTATCTTCTCATGGTCACTCTGATGAAGAAGATGCAGAGACAGAAGCTGGCCAATCTGAAATGACTAATGATCCCAATCATCTAAAACGTATGAGAAG GATGTATTCAAATAGAGAATCAGCAAGGCGGTCAAGGAGGAGGAAGCAAGAACACTTGGCAGATCTTGAATCTCAGGTTGATTCTTTGAAAGGAGAGAACACAACACTGTATAAGCAACTCATTGACGCAACACAACTGTTTCGTAGTGCTGGAACAAATAACAGAATCCTCAAATCAGATGTTGAAACTCTCAGAATCAAG GTGAAACTAGCAGAAGATTTGGTAGCTAGAGGGTCTCTCACTAGTAGCTTGAATCAACTTCTGCAAACTCATCTAAGTCCACCAACACAGTCCATCAACAGTCTGCACTACACAGGAAGTACCTCACCTGCCGTTACAGTCCTCAGCGACCAATCTATGTTCGCTGGAATCACACTTTCTGGACAGAACTCAAGCCCTGGACTTGGTAATGTATCCAGCGAAGCTGTTAGCTGCGTCTCAGACATCTGGCCATGA
- the LOC103874346 gene encoding uncharacterized protein LOC103874346 produces MRNSRFRPNNSGSFQNNRWWSVAISLFVRLIASIQRVWSKFVRMGWGNIYRRRMKVFSVAIIIYFDYKSVQQREKWIKKSKVPALWEKAHERNAKRVLNLIVELEGLWVKMGQYLSTRADVLPQAYISLLTQLQDSLPPRPLQEVCRTIERELGHSMEVLFADFSDEPLATASIAQVHRATLANGQDVVVKVQHNGIRAIILEDLKNAKSIVDWIAWAEPQYDFNPMIDEWCKEAPRELDFNIEAENTRTVSRNLGCKKTNDQVRSDNRVDVLIPDIIQSSESVLILEYMDGIRLNDVESLDAFGVDKQKIVEEITRAYAHQIYVDGFFNGDPHPGNFLVSKEPPHRPILLDFGLTKKLSHPLKQALAKMFLASAEGDQVALLSAFAEMGLKLRLDLPDQAMSVASLFFRSSTPSNEAVKTLKTLNDQRTQNMKVIQEKMQLTPKEVKRFNPVDAFPGDIVIFARVINLLRGLSSTMNVQIVYLDIMRPFAESVLLGSISRGPTVDASWIHDSPVHSDVESKLRKLLIELGSNQKILGIQVSAYKDGKVIIDTAAGVLGRYDPRPVQPDSLFPVFSVTKGVTAGMIHWLVDNRKLQFDQTVGDIWPGFGSSGKETIKVHHVLNHTSGLHNAFDPIGENPLLICDWDECLKRLANSSPETEPGSQQSYHYLTFGWLCGGILEYASGKKFQEILEESIVKPLKIDGELYVGIPPGVESRLATLTLDSDERNKIPSIPSQPELPSTFQPVQIFQIASSLPVLFNTLNVRRATIPAANGHCSARALARYYAALADGGLVPPPHSSLSQPPLGSHTHVPKFSSVNDTLKKRKGKGKEIAATEKLKPQDHKEKKLYDDRESSTESLARLVNDTSSSAGKTEISSNDHQDDIRNMFSNPRIHDAFMGTGDYCDLVLPDGKFGLGFKRVTSQDGSLVGFGHSGLGGSTGFCDIKNRFSIAITLNKMSMGGVTANIIRLVCSELDIPLPKDFSLSSGMDPVIN; encoded by the exons ATGCGGAACTCGCGATTTCGCCCTAACAATTCTGGTTCATTCCAG AATAATCGGTGGTGGTCAGTAGCCATATCGTTGTTCGTCAGGCTCATAGCGAGTATACAGAGAGTGTGGAGTAAGTTTGTGAGAATGGGTTGGGGAAACATTTACAGAAGGAGGATGAAAGTCTTCTCTGTTGCTATAATCATCTACTTCGATTACAAG AGTGTTCAGCAGAGAGAGAAGTGGATTAAGAAGTCCAAGGTTCCTGCTTTGTGGGAGAAGGCTCATGAGCGTAACGCCAAGCGAGTGTTGAATTTGATTGTGGAGTTGGAAGGGCTGTGGGTGAAGATGGGGCAGTATCTATCCACTCGTGCTGATGTTCTTCCTCAGGCTTATATTTCTCTTCTCACTCAGTTGCAGGACTCACTCCCTCCTCGCCCTTTGCAGGAG GTTTGTCGAACCATTGAAAGAGAACTTGGGCATTCCATGGAAGTTTTGTTTGCTGATTTTTCTGACGAACCTTTGGCAACTGCTTCG ATAGCACAGGTTCATCGTGCTACTCTAGCTAATGGCCAGGATGTGGTTGTTAAAGTTCAGCACAATGGCATTAGAGCGATTATTTTGGAG GACTTGAAGAATGCAAAGTCCATCGTTGACTGGATTGCTTGGGCAGAACCACAGTACGATTTTAACCCCATGATAGATGAATGGTGCAAGGAAGCTCCAAGAGAACTAGACTTCAACATTGAAGCTG AAAATACTAGAACCGTATCCAGGAATCTTGGGTGCAAGAAGACAAATGATCAAGTTAGAAGTGACAATCGGGTTGATGTCTTAATTCCAGATATAATTCAG TCGTCCGAGAGTGTGCTCATTCTTGAGTACATGGATGGAATTCGCTTGAATGATGTGGAATCTCTAGATGCTTTCGGTGTGGATAAACAAAAAATCGTTGAAGAGATCACTCGTGCATATGCCCACCAGATATATGTTGATGGATTTTTCAACGGCGACCCTCATCCAG GAAATTTTCTTGTTAGTAAGGAACCACCACATCGCCCTATTTTACTTGATTTTGGGCTTACGAAGAAACTATCACATCCCTTGAAACAAGCACTAGCCAAAATGTTTCTAGCATCGGCAGAG GGAGACCAAGTGGCGCTCTTGTCTGCGTTTGCAGAAATGGGACTGAAGCTGCGGCTCGATCTGCCAGATCAGGCAATGAGTGTGGCAAGTCTCTTCTTCCGGTCTTCAACTCCATCAAATGAAGCTGTG AAAACGCTGAAAACCTTGAACGATCAAAGAACGCAAAATATGAAAGTTATACAGGAAAAGATGCAGCTCACCCCGAAAGAAGTTAAACGCTTCAATCCG GTAGATGCATTTCCTGGCGATATTGTCATTTTTGCAAGGGTCATTAATCTACTCAGAG GACTTTCATCCACTATGAACGTTCAGATCGTTTATCTGGACATCATGAGACCATTTGCCGAATCTGTTCTGTTGGG GAGTATCAGTCGAGGACCAACAGTAGACGCTTCTTGGATACACGACTCGCCTGTTCATTCCGATGTAGAGTCCAAACTGAGGAAGCTGCTCATTGAACTTGGGAGTAACCAGAAAATACTTGGAATTCAG GTAAGTGCATATAAAGATGGGAAAGTCATTATAGACACTGCTGCTGGAGTACTTGGAAGATATGATCCTCGTCCAGTTCAACCGGACAGTTTATTTCCTGTTTTCTCTGTGACAAAAGGTGTCACTGCCGGCATGATACACTGGCTTGTCGACAATAG AAAACTCCAGTTCGACCAGACTGTAGGAGATATATGGCCAGGGTTTGGATCTAGTGGTAAAGAGACCATAAAG GTCCATCATGTGCTTAACCATACATCTGGGCTGCACAATGCCTTTGACCCTATAGGAGAAAATCCTCTGCTTATTTGTGACTGGGATGAATGTTTGAAACGCCTTGCTAATTCATCACCTGAAACAGAGCCTGGCAGTCAGCAGTCTTATCACTATCTCACGTTTGGATGGCTATGTGGTGGAATCCTTGAG TATGCTTCCGGAAAGAAATTCCAGGAGATCCTTGAAGAATCCATTGTAAAACCCTTAAAGATTGATGGAGAACTGTACGTTGGTATCCCCCCAG GTGTTGAATCTCGGCTGGCCACATTGACGCTGGACTCCGACGAACGAAACAAGATTCCGTCCATTCCTAGTCAGCCTGAACTTCCTTCGACATTTCAGCCAGTGCAGATCTTTCAAATAGCAAGCAGCTTGCCAGTCTTATTTAACACATTGAATGTGCGTAGAGCCACAATCCCTGCGGCTAATGGACATTGCTCGGCGCGTGCACTTGCTCGGTACTACGCAGCCTTAGCAGATGGCGGTCTAGTGCCACCGCCACATTCGTCTTTATCCCAGCCACCACTTGGCAGCCACACCCACGTTCCGAAATTCTCATCTGTAAATGACACATTGAAAAAGAGAAAGGGTAAGGGTAAGGAGATAGCAGCTACAGAAAAGCTTAAACCACAAGATCACAAAGAGAAGAAGCTCTATGACGACAGAGAGTCAAGTACAGAAAGTTTAGCCAGGCTAGTCAATGATACTAGCAGTTCTGCTGGCAAAACTGAGATCAGTAGCAATGATCATCAAGATGATATTCGCAATATGTTTAGCAATCCAAGGATCCATGATGCTTTTATGGGTACTGGAGATTACTGTGACTTGGTACTTCCTGATGGGAAGTTTGGACTTGGTTTCAAGCGTGTCACTTCACAAGATGGGTCTCTAGTTGGTTTTGGACATTCGGGGTTGGGAGGATCAACAGGCTTCTGTGacatcaaaaacagattttccATTGCAATAACGCTCAACAAGATGTCTATGGGAGGTGTTACGGCTAATATTATCAGGCTGGTTTGCTCAGAGTTAGATATCCCCTTGCCTAAGGACTTCTCTCTTTCAAGTGGTATGGATCCTGTAATCAACTAA
- the LOC103874344 gene encoding uncharacterized protein LOC103874344: MEWRKWYLDVILVPLALVMMLCYHIYLSFMVRTHPFSTVLGINSRGRRIWISSMIKENQKMNILTVQTLRNVVMGATLMATTCILLCAGLAAVISSTYSIKKPLNDAVFGAHGDIAIAIKYLTILTIFIFSFFSHSLSIRFLNQVAMLVNVPNLYTNPSGDLFLTSEYVCELFDKGFFLSTVGNRLFYAGFSLMLWIFGPILVFLSVLMMVLVLYHVDFVSLGNNKEKQRIVDCPRASDHPNGGGDA; encoded by the exons ATGGAATGGAGGAAATGGTACTTAGACGTGATTCTTGTGCCATTAGCTCTTGTGATGATGCTTTGTTACCACATCTACTTGTCCTTCATGGTTCGAACCCATCCCTTCTCCACCGTCCTCGGCATTAACTCTCGCGGCCGCCGGATCTGGATTTCCTCTATGATCAAG GAGAATCAGAAGATGAACATATTGACGGTGCAAACACTCCGTAACGTAGTAATGGGAGCTACACTGATGGCTACGACCTGCATCCTCCTCTGCGCCGGTTTAGCCGCAGTCATAAGCAGCACTTACAGTATCAAGAAGCCTCTAAACGACGCCGTTTTCGGTGCTCATGGAGATATCGCCATAGCCATCAAATACCTGACGATTCTCACAATCttcatcttttctttcttctctcatTCTCTCTCCATCCGCTTCCTCAACCAAGTCGCCATGCTCGTTAACGTCCCTAACTTATACACTAATCCCTCTGGTGACTTGTTCCTCACGTCTGAGTATGTCTGCGAGTTGTTCGATAAGGGTTTCTTCCTCAGCACGGTAGGCAACAGGTTGTTCTACGCAGGGTTTTCTCTGATGTTATGGATCTTTGGTCCCATCCTCGTGTTCTTGAGCGTTTTGATGATGGTGCTTGTTCTTTATCACGTGGATTTTGTGTCACTCGGCAACAATAAAGAGAAACAACGTATAGTGGATTGTCCTCGCGCCTCTGATCATCCAAATGGTGGTGGTGATGCATAA